Genomic DNA from Brenneria izadpanahii:
CTTGCCTGCCTTGTTGCCGAGTTTGATCCCCATTTCCAGCCGATAGGGCTGCATTAAGTCCAACGGGCGTAAAACCCCGTATAAACCAGACAGCATGCGTAAATGTTGCTGGGCAAAATCAAAGTCGTCTTCGCTAAAATCTTCCGCCGCCAATCCCGTATAGACATCGCCTTTAAAGGCCAATAATGCCTGCCGCGCGTTATCAGGGGTGAAATCCGGGTGCCAGTCATTAAAACGCACGGCATTCAGGCTGCCCAGTTTATCGCTGATGCCCATGAGCGATGAGATCTGCGCAGGCGTCAGTTTTTTACAAATGGAAATCAACTGGCTGGAGTAATCCAGCAATTCCGGCTGGGTATAGCGTTTTGTCGCTAAAGGACTGGTGTAATCAAGGGTTTTTGCGGGTGAAATGGTTATTAACATGCGCCATGTCCTATAGAGCTGATTTCAGTGTCTATACTGTAGCAAAAATCAAGCAAGAAAACGGCGATGGCTATAACAGGGGACGGTAATCATCAGTTCGCTTGATTTATAGCTGAAAAATAATTAGCTGGTAAAGTTTTCCCATACGGCTCTTTTATCTAATGTCTGCAACGGCCGCAGGGAAACATAGTGATACGGCGCGATGAAACCGGGATGAAAAGGCTTTCTTGCGCCGGATTTCGCGCGTGTTATTATCAGATTTAGGCGACGACACAATGCCACCAGTTCATGCACTAATAATCCACGCATAAACAATGAGAAACGCCAACATGACGGATAAACTGACTTCCCTACGCCAATTGACAACGGTTGTGGCTGATACCGGTGATATTGCGGCAATGAAATTGTACCAACCGCAGGATGCCACAACTAACCCTTCACTGATTCTGAATGCCGCTCAAATTCCTGAATACCGAAAGCTGATTGATGAAGCGATTTCCTGGGCGCGCGCTCAGAGCGGCAATCGTGATCAGCAGATTACTGACGCCACCGATAAACTGGCCGTCAACATCGGGTTGGAGATCCTGAAACTGATCCCCGGCCGCATTTCAACAGAAGTTGACGCTCGTCTTTCCTACGACACCGAGGCCAGCGTCGCAAAGGCCAAGCGCCTGATTAAGCTCTATAACGATGCGGGCGTCAGCAATGACCGTATTTTGATCAAGCTGGCTTCCACCTGGCAGGGGATTCGCGCCGCAGAGCAGTTGGAGAAAGACGGCATCAACTGTAATCTGACGCTGCTGTTCTCCTTTGCGCAGGCTCGCGCGTGCGCCGAAGCCGGCGTATTCCTGATTTCGCCGTTCGTTGGCCGTATTCTGGATTGGTATAAAGCCAATGGCGATAAGAAAGAGTTCGCTCCTGGCGAAGATCCGGGCGTGATTTCCGTTAGTGAAATTTATAATTACTACAAAGAACACGGCTATGAAACGGTGGTTATGGGGGCGAGCTTCCGTAATTTGGGTGAAATCCTTGAGCTGGCCGGATGCGATCGTCTGACCATCGCGCCGGCTTTGCTGAAAGAGCTGTCCGAAAGCGAAGGCGAAGTGGTTCGTAAACTTTCTTATACCGGCGAGGTTAAAGCACGTCCGGCTAAGATGACCGAAGCGCAGTTCTACTGGCAGCATAATCAGGATCCGATGGCCGTTGA
This window encodes:
- the tal gene encoding transaldolase; its protein translation is MTDKLTSLRQLTTVVADTGDIAAMKLYQPQDATTNPSLILNAAQIPEYRKLIDEAISWARAQSGNRDQQITDATDKLAVNIGLEILKLIPGRISTEVDARLSYDTEASVAKAKRLIKLYNDAGVSNDRILIKLASTWQGIRAAEQLEKDGINCNLTLLFSFAQARACAEAGVFLISPFVGRILDWYKANGDKKEFAPGEDPGVISVSEIYNYYKEHGYETVVMGASFRNLGEILELAGCDRLTIAPALLKELSESEGEVVRKLSYTGEVKARPAKMTEAQFYWQHNQDPMAVDKLADGIRKFAVDQEKLEKMIAASL
- the yaaA gene encoding peroxide stress protein YaaA, producing MLITISPAKTLDYTSPLATKRYTQPELLDYSSQLISICKKLTPAQISSLMGISDKLGSLNAVRFNDWHPDFTPDNARQALLAFKGDVYTGLAAEDFSEDDFDFAQQHLRMLSGLYGVLRPLDLMQPYRLEMGIKLGNKAGKDLYSFWGDIITEKLNQALSEQGDDILINLASDEYFKSVNPKKLNAQIIKPVFLDEKNGKFKVISFYAKKARGLMSRFIIQNRLTQPEQLKDFNLDGYYFAEAESSAHELVFKRREQ